From one Chryseobacterium sp. 3008163 genomic stretch:
- the pepT gene encoding peptidase T has translation MSTIEFNEMWREKLLNRFLSYVKIYSTSDAESEATPSTERQWDIANYIVEELKTIGLEDVSIDDHGYIMAYVPSNLENDSQPTIGFISHYDTSPDFSGENVKPQVWENYQGEDLVLNKETNFTLSPSKFESLKMYIGQTLITTDGNTLLGADDKAGCAEIVTAAEYLIAHPEIKHGRVAIGFTPDEEIGRGAHKFDVTKFGAEFAYTMDGSEVGELEYENFNAAGAVVKIHGLSVHPGYAFGKMVNAGLLAAEFIQLLPANETPATTKGFDGFYHLMDITADISEAKLQYIIRDHDEEKFEARKKFMEEKVAEFNQKHGEGTAEVEIKEQYRNMKQQFEGKMHIIDLAAKAMKEANIEPKIKAIRGGTDGAQLSYMGLPCPNIFAGGMNFHGPYEYVALESMEKALEVIVNIVKA, from the coding sequence ATGAGTACAATCGAATTCAACGAAATGTGGAGAGAAAAATTACTGAACCGTTTTCTCAGCTATGTAAAAATATATTCAACCAGTGACGCAGAAAGCGAAGCGACACCTTCTACTGAAAGACAGTGGGACATCGCCAACTATATTGTAGAAGAACTAAAGACCATCGGTTTGGAAGATGTTTCTATCGATGACCACGGTTACATTATGGCTTATGTTCCTTCTAACTTGGAGAATGACAGTCAACCGACCATCGGATTTATTTCACATTATGATACTTCACCGGATTTCAGTGGTGAAAATGTAAAACCTCAGGTTTGGGAAAATTATCAGGGTGAAGATTTAGTTTTAAATAAAGAAACGAACTTCACATTATCGCCTTCAAAATTTGAAAGCTTAAAAATGTATATCGGTCAGACTTTGATTACAACAGACGGAAATACCCTTCTGGGAGCTGATGATAAAGCAGGTTGTGCTGAAATTGTAACCGCCGCAGAATATTTGATTGCTCATCCTGAAATCAAGCACGGAAGAGTGGCAATTGGTTTCACTCCGGACGAAGAAATCGGAAGAGGCGCACATAAATTTGATGTTACAAAATTCGGGGCAGAATTCGCTTATACAATGGACGGAAGTGAAGTTGGAGAGTTAGAATATGAAAACTTTAACGCAGCCGGAGCAGTGGTGAAAATCCACGGACTGAGCGTACATCCTGGTTATGCTTTCGGAAAAATGGTGAATGCGGGTCTTTTAGCTGCTGAATTTATTCAATTACTTCCGGCTAATGAAACTCCGGCTACAACAAAAGGTTTTGACGGATTTTATCATTTAATGGATATTACCGCTGATATTTCTGAGGCTAAACTTCAATACATTATCCGCGATCATGACGAAGAGAAATTTGAGGCGAGAAAGAAATTCATGGAGGAAAAAGTTGCTGAATTCAACCAAAAACATGGAGAAGGAACGGCTGAAGTGGAAATCAAAGAACAATATCGCAATATGAAGCAGCAATTTGAAGGCAAAATGCACATCATTGATCTTGCAGCAAAAGCCATGAAAGAAGCGAATATCGAACCTAAAATCAAAGCAATCAGAGGAGGAACAGACGGGGCTCAGTTATCTTATATGGGATTACCTTGTCCGAATATCTTTGCAGGTGGAATGAACTTCCACGGACCTTACGAATATGTAGCTTTGGAAAGTATGGAGAAAGCGCTTGAGGTGATTGTGAATATTGTGAAGGCGTAA
- a CDS encoding OsmC family protein, whose product MTSKITYIGGLRCSAEHLQSGTIIESDAPTDNHGKGEKFSPTDLCATSLAECALTTIAILGKDKKINIDGAYCTLQKIMKTEPRRIGEIVCNFVFADTYSDNEKAFIEETAHNCPVARSLHPELVQTMIFIYQ is encoded by the coding sequence ATGACATCAAAAATAACATACATCGGCGGACTCAGATGTTCAGCAGAACATTTACAGTCAGGAACCATCATCGAAAGTGATGCACCAACCGATAACCACGGAAAAGGAGAGAAGTTTTCACCAACTGACCTTTGTGCAACTTCTTTAGCAGAATGTGCGCTGACAACTATCGCCATTTTAGGCAAAGACAAAAAAATCAATATTGACGGAGCGTATTGTACGCTTCAGAAAATTATGAAAACCGAGCCGAGAAGAATTGGAGAAATCGTTTGTAATTTTGTTTTTGCTGATACGTATTCAGATAATGAAAAGGCATTTATCGAAGAAACCGCACACAATTGTCCGGTAGCGAGAAGCCTTCATCCAGAGTTGGTTCAGACCATGATTTTCATTTATCAATAA
- a CDS encoding sensor histidine kinase, whose amino-acid sequence MTKPLVLKKHILIIIFWLVFGMAIWMQIQVDAGMYNAFIQTSIILISSFIFAHFLTDKLLPKALISKKMNQFLVEAGIVIILLSFIFSFVFAYINIDAQTPLPPSFSGHLAVLWKGFYLSIPASLLIIGTACGIRFYLEHGKIERDHILLQQAHLESQLKLLQDQINPHVMFNVLNHIHILMKTNTELASFLLLKFSDILRYQLYHCNKNQVMVNQEIQYLQDLVEVEKLRWGNELDVKATWDINNKKAFIAPLLLVPFIENAFKYVCRLPGHKGYIIISCKEKDNTLSFYVENSYSNITTYKKKDSAHGIGLQNVKKRLNLQYPDSHTLKIESNDDIYKVSLTLKLSQENDEQ is encoded by the coding sequence ATGACAAAGCCTTTAGTCTTAAAAAAACATATATTAATTATCATTTTCTGGCTTGTTTTCGGGATGGCGATCTGGATGCAGATTCAGGTTGACGCCGGAATGTATAATGCCTTTATACAGACTTCTATCATCCTGATAAGTTCTTTTATTTTTGCTCATTTCTTAACCGACAAACTTCTCCCAAAAGCACTGATTTCCAAAAAGATGAATCAGTTTTTAGTAGAAGCCGGAATTGTAATTATTTTACTGAGTTTTATATTCTCGTTTGTCTTTGCTTATATCAATATTGACGCGCAGACTCCTCTTCCGCCAAGTTTCTCGGGGCATTTGGCTGTCTTATGGAAAGGTTTTTATTTATCAATTCCTGCATCGCTTCTCATTATCGGAACTGCTTGTGGAATAAGGTTTTATCTTGAACACGGAAAAATAGAACGGGATCATATTTTATTACAGCAGGCACATTTGGAAAGTCAGCTTAAACTATTACAGGATCAGATCAATCCGCATGTGATGTTCAATGTTTTGAATCACATTCATATTTTAATGAAAACGAATACGGAGCTTGCTTCTTTTCTGTTGTTAAAATTTTCTGATATTCTGCGGTATCAATTGTATCACTGCAATAAAAATCAGGTTATGGTCAACCAGGAAATTCAATATCTCCAAGATCTGGTGGAAGTTGAAAAATTGAGATGGGGAAATGAACTAGATGTAAAAGCCACCTGGGATATTAATAATAAAAAAGCTTTCATTGCTCCTCTTCTGCTCGTTCCATTTATAGAAAATGCTTTTAAATATGTTTGTCGTTTGCCCGGACACAAAGGCTACATCATCATTTCATGTAAAGAAAAAGACAATACGCTTTCCTTTTATGTTGAAAATTCTTATTCAAACATCACCACTTACAAAAAGAAAGACAGCGCACACGGAATCGGCCTTCAAAATGTAAAAAAACGGCTAAATCTTCAATATCCGGATTCACACACGTTAAAAATCGAATCTAATGATGACATCTACAAAGTTTCTTTAACTTTAAAATTATCCCAAGAAAATGACGAACAATAA
- a CDS encoding porin family protein, with the protein MKQRFLALSSLFVCITCSVEANAQQTPAFHIGIKGGTNFTKTSTESSGIEGKYGLGYQAGVMTRVDFNRLYVQGEVLFNKRKTSYEMKDRSSSKLKWNSIDVPIVVGYKIVNNKDFNIRAFAGGVYSYAFNDNLSATKALQEGFKKFDKFNVGITGGVGMDYKNFSVDLRYETGLSSISKEFKSKPHSFSLGIGYFLF; encoded by the coding sequence ATGAAACAACGTTTTTTAGCATTAAGCTCATTATTTGTATGCATTACTTGCTCGGTTGAAGCCAATGCACAGCAAACCCCGGCCTTCCACATCGGTATCAAAGGAGGAACTAATTTTACAAAAACATCTACTGAATCTTCCGGAATCGAGGGGAAATATGGCTTGGGATATCAAGCTGGAGTGATGACAAGAGTAGATTTTAACCGTTTATATGTACAGGGAGAGGTTTTGTTCAACAAAAGAAAAACTTCTTACGAAATGAAAGACAGGAGTTCTTCAAAATTAAAGTGGAATTCCATTGATGTACCTATCGTCGTTGGTTATAAAATCGTCAACAACAAAGATTTCAATATCAGGGCGTTTGCAGGTGGCGTTTACAGTTATGCTTTTAATGATAATTTATCTGCAACGAAAGCTCTTCAGGAAGGATTCAAAAAATTTGATAAGTTCAACGTCGGGATCACAGGAGGCGTCGGAATGGATTATAAAAACTTCTCCGTTGATCTTCGTTATGAGACAGGATTATCCAGCATCAGCAAGGAATTTAAATCTAAACCTCACAGCTTTTCACTGGGAATAGGATATTTCCTGTTCTAA
- a CDS encoding hydroxymethylglutaryl-CoA lyase — protein MFLTECPRDAMQGWGEFIPTAKKIDYINSLMEVGFDVLDCLSFVSPKAIPQMADSAEVVENIDKSLSNTKVSAIIGNYRGAEKALMHPSVDILGFPFSISETFQHRNTNKNQEEAFNDVVKMLELTKREGKELNLYFSMAFGNPYGEMWKWEDVDFWANRFSEIGIKNILLSDTTGVATTETISVLFEKIPSKYPNIDFGAHFHNRYEDSYSKLKAAYDKGCRRYDSAIKGIGGCPMAKDDLVGNMPTEQVINFMSVEKAEHNLNLLNFESSYNRAKDIFHF, from the coding sequence ATGTTTCTTACAGAATGTCCTAGAGATGCCATGCAAGGTTGGGGAGAATTTATCCCGACTGCCAAAAAAATCGATTATATCAACTCGCTGATGGAAGTGGGTTTTGATGTTCTAGATTGTCTTAGTTTTGTGTCTCCAAAAGCAATTCCGCAAATGGCTGATTCTGCTGAGGTTGTCGAAAATATCGATAAATCTTTATCCAACACCAAAGTTTCTGCAATCATCGGAAACTACAGAGGAGCTGAGAAAGCTTTGATGCATCCATCTGTGGATATTTTAGGTTTTCCTTTTTCAATTTCTGAAACTTTTCAGCACAGAAACACCAATAAAAATCAGGAAGAGGCTTTTAATGATGTGGTTAAAATGCTTGAGCTTACAAAAAGGGAAGGCAAAGAATTAAATCTTTATTTCTCCATGGCATTTGGAAATCCTTACGGTGAAATGTGGAAATGGGAAGATGTAGATTTTTGGGCCAACCGTTTTTCTGAAATCGGAATTAAAAACATTTTATTGTCTGATACTACGGGAGTTGCAACAACAGAAACAATCTCTGTTTTGTTCGAAAAAATTCCTTCAAAATATCCAAATATTGATTTTGGAGCGCATTTTCACAACCGTTACGAAGATTCTTATTCTAAATTGAAAGCTGCTTATGATAAAGGTTGCAGAAGATATGATTCTGCTATCAAAGGAATTGGCGGTTGTCCGATGGCAAAAGATGACTTGGTAGGAAATATGCCGACCGAACAGGTGATCAATTTCATGAGCGTAGAAAAAGCGGAACACAATTTGAACTTACTGAATTTCGAAAGTTCTTATAACAGGGCGAAGGATATTTTTCATTTCTGA